ATCACCCGCTACCGCTCCTACCATGGGGCCACCATGGGCGCCATGACCGCTTCCGGCGATCCCCGCCGCTGGCCGGTGGAGCCCGGCATCCCCGGCATCGTGCGGGTCTTCGACCCCTACTGCTACCGCTGCCCTTTTGGCAAGACCCCCGATAGCTGCAAGCGCGAGTGCGTGAGCCACATCGAAGAGGTCATCCAGATGGAAGGCCCGCACACCATCGCGGCGATCATGGTAGAGGGCATTACCGGCTCCAACGGCCTTCTGGTTCCGCCAGACGATTACTACCCCAAGCTGCGCGCCCTGTGCGATAAGTACGGCCTCCTGCTCATCACCGACGAGGTGATGTCGGGCTTCGGGCGCACGGGAAAGTGGCTCTCCACCCAGCACTACGGCATCAAGCCCGACATCGTGACCTGCGCCAAGGGCCTCACCAGCGGCTACATGCCCTTAGGGGCGGTGATCGTGAGCCAGCCCATCGCCGATTACTTCGAGAACAACATGCTCTGGGGCGGCCTGACCTACTCGGGCCACCCGGTCTCCTGCGCGGCGGCGGTGGCCAACCTCTCGGTGTATGAGGAGGAGCACCTCTTCGAGAACACCGAGGTGCAGGGGCGCTACCTCGCCGAGCGGCTCGAGGCCATGAAGCGCAAGTACGCTTGCGTGGGCGATGTGCGCTACAAGGGACTGTTCAGCGTGCTCGAGCTCGTGCGCGACAAGGCCACCAAGGAGCCCTTAGCCCCCTGGGGCGGGACTAGCCCCGAGATGCAAAAGCTGGCCGGATACCTCAAGTCCAAGCACGTCTACGCCTTCAGCCGCTTCAACATGCTGTGGGTCTGCCCGCCCTTGGTCATCACCCGAGAGGAGCTGAAGTACGGCCTGGACATCTACGAGGAGGCCTTGGCCTTGGTGGACCAGACGTTGGGAGCGGTAGCCGCCGATTGATCCGCCAAACCGGTGCGGATTCGTCTAGCGCGCGGTTTTGGCGGTCGGTCCTGGGGGACATTCCTCCCAGGCTTTTTTTGCACACTTGCTCGTGGAGGGGGTGGAAATCGTGGCGATTGAGTGGAGCCCCAGCTATGAAACGGGCGAGATGCGCATCGACAGGCAGCACCGCACCTTGTTTGATCGGGTGAACCGCCTCGAGCGCATGCTCGAGGCGGGTGAGGTATTGGATCAAGATGAGGTGGAGAATCTTTTGATCTTTTTGGAAAGCTACATAAACACCCACTTTGCCTATGAAGAGCTGTGTATGACGCTACGGGGATGCCCCATAGCCCGAAAGAATAAGGAAGCCCACGACAAACTTCTGGCGTTCTATAACGACTTCGCTCAACGTTATGCCGCGCGCGGAAAAGCCGACGTGGCGATGCTGCGGGAGCTGCATGAAGTGCTGAGCAAGTGGTTGGTGGGGCATGTGTGCAATATAGATGTGCGCTTGCGTAACCACGTTCCCGCCGGGGGGTTGTAGCCGCATGGACACACTGTCCATTGCACTGCTTCGGCCCAGGTTCTACCATAAGGCATCTTTGGGAGGTCGAAATGGCAGTTCGGGAACCTGAGGTGGGCATCAAGCGCGTGTCACACTGGATCGGCGGAAAAGTCGTGGAGGGCAGCTCCGGGCGCAGCGGGGTGGTGTGGAACCCGGCTACCGGGGTCCAGCAGGCCACGGTGGACTTCGCCAGCGTGGAGGAGGTGGACCAGGCGGTGGCCGTGGCCAAGGGGGCCTTCAAGGGCTGGCGGCAGACCCCCCTCTCCCGGCGGGCCGAGATCATGTTCAAGTTCCGCGAGCTCATCGACGCTAACCGTCGCAAGATCGCCGAACTCATCACCCTCGAGCACGGCAAGACCCTCCCCGACGCCCTGGGCGAGGTAGCCCGGGGGCTGGAGAACGTCGAGTTCGCCTGCGGCATCCCCAACCTGCTCAAAGGGGGCTTCTCCGAGCAGGTCAGCCGTGGGGTGGACGTCTACCAGATCCGCCAGCCGCTGGGCGTGGTGGCGGGCATCACCCCCTTCAACTTCCCCGCCATGGTGCCGATGTGGATGTTTGCCAACGCCATCGCCTGCGGCAACACCTTCGTGCTCAAGCCCTCCGAGAAAGACCCCTCGGCCAGCTTGTACCTGGCCGAGCTGCTCCAGCAAGCAGGTCTGCCCGACGGCGTGTTCAACGTGATTCAGGGCGATAAAGTGGCCGTAGATCGCCTCCTCGAGCACCCCGACGTCAAGGCCATCAGTTTCGTAGGCTCGACCCCCATCGCCAAGTACATCTACGAGACCGGCACCAAGCACGGCAAGCGCGTGCAGGCCCTGGGCGGGGCGAAGAACCACATGGTGGTGCTCCCCGACGCCGACATCGAGATGGCCGCCGACGCTGCCGTCTCGGCGGCCTATGGCTCGGCGGGCGAGCGCTGCATGGCCATCAGCGTGGTGGTGGCGGTGGGCGAGGTGGCCGACCCGCTCATCGAGGCCATCAAAGAGCGCATGCCCAAGATCAAGGTGGGGCCGGGGCTCGAGGAGGGCAGCGAGATGGGACCCCTCATCACCAAGGAGCACCGCGACAGGGTGGCCTCCTACGTGGAGAACGCCCCCCAGGAAGGGGCCACGGTGGTGGTAGATGGCCGCGAAGATCCGGTGAGCGAGCGCGAAGGCTTCTTCCTGGGCACCTCGCTCCTCGACAACGTCAAGCCGGGCATG
The Meiothermus sp. Pnk-1 genome window above contains:
- a CDS encoding CoA-acylating methylmalonate-semialdehyde dehydrogenase, coding for MAVREPEVGIKRVSHWIGGKVVEGSSGRSGVVWNPATGVQQATVDFASVEEVDQAVAVAKGAFKGWRQTPLSRRAEIMFKFRELIDANRRKIAELITLEHGKTLPDALGEVARGLENVEFACGIPNLLKGGFSEQVSRGVDVYQIRQPLGVVAGITPFNFPAMVPMWMFANAIACGNTFVLKPSEKDPSASLYLAELLQQAGLPDGVFNVIQGDKVAVDRLLEHPDVKAISFVGSTPIAKYIYETGTKHGKRVQALGGAKNHMVVLPDADIEMAADAAVSAAYGSAGERCMAISVVVAVGEVADPLIEAIKERMPKIKVGPGLEEGSEMGPLITKEHRDRVASYVENAPQEGATVVVDGREDPVSEREGFFLGTSLLDNVKPGMKCYDEEIFGPVLSVVRVKTYEEALKLVNEHPYGNGTAIFTRDGGAARQFQFDVEAGMVGINVPIPVPVAYYSFGGWKASLFGDLHMYGPEGVQFYTRAKVVTSRWPDPSTSKVDLGFPQVR
- a CDS encoding bacteriohemerythrin, with translation MEIVAIEWSPSYETGEMRIDRQHRTLFDRVNRLERMLEAGEVLDQDEVENLLIFLESYINTHFAYEELCMTLRGCPIARKNKEAHDKLLAFYNDFAQRYAARGKADVAMLRELHEVLSKWLVGHVCNIDVRLRNHVPAGGL
- a CDS encoding aminotransferase class III-fold pyridoxal phosphate-dependent enzyme, with the protein product MERPSSEIIQENRDYTLFSWSVQSQANPIHMTHAQGVWFWDGDGNKWLDFSSQLININVGHQHPKVLEAIKRQVDELCFAGPSFATEPRGKLGKKLAEVTGLAKSFFTLGGAEANENAMKIARLFTGRDKIITRYRSYHGATMGAMTASGDPRRWPVEPGIPGIVRVFDPYCYRCPFGKTPDSCKRECVSHIEEVIQMEGPHTIAAIMVEGITGSNGLLVPPDDYYPKLRALCDKYGLLLITDEVMSGFGRTGKWLSTQHYGIKPDIVTCAKGLTSGYMPLGAVIVSQPIADYFENNMLWGGLTYSGHPVSCAAAVANLSVYEEEHLFENTEVQGRYLAERLEAMKRKYACVGDVRYKGLFSVLELVRDKATKEPLAPWGGTSPEMQKLAGYLKSKHVYAFSRFNMLWVCPPLVITREELKYGLDIYEEALALVDQTLGAVAAD